The proteins below come from a single Leptospirillum ferriphilum genomic window:
- the ftsZ gene encoding cell division protein FtsZ produces MIDYNQSGLLEARILVVGVGGGGCNAVNTMVREKVAGVEFVAVNTDLQALNRISAQRIQIGGQLSRGLGAGANPEVGRRAAMEDIEKIRSVVKGADMVFVTAGMGGGTGTGAAPVISQVAMEAGALTVAVVTRPFGFEGPKRERNALEGLEALKKSTDTLIIIPNDRLLSVVEKNVPITDAFKMADDILRQGVQGISDIITRPGLINLDFADVKTTMARMGRAVMGIGIGRGEGRASVAARHAINSPLLEDASIRGARGVLVNFHGGSDMTLHEVIEASKLIQEEGDKGINMIFGTVVEDEPREEIRITVIAAGFDAVDEPEAEEPQEEMLDPDQIQEIPAYLRKQRATHGTPLPHSLERSAPLGAEPGEEFERPAIWRKRGDS; encoded by the coding sequence CTGATCGACTACAACCAGTCCGGCCTTCTGGAGGCGAGAATCCTGGTCGTGGGAGTCGGAGGGGGCGGTTGCAACGCGGTCAACACCATGGTCCGGGAAAAGGTGGCCGGGGTGGAGTTTGTGGCGGTCAATACCGATCTGCAGGCCCTGAACCGTATCTCGGCGCAGAGAATCCAGATTGGAGGACAACTTTCCCGGGGACTGGGGGCAGGCGCGAATCCGGAGGTCGGCCGCCGGGCGGCGATGGAGGATATTGAAAAAATCCGGTCGGTGGTGAAAGGGGCGGATATGGTCTTTGTAACCGCCGGAATGGGAGGGGGAACCGGAACCGGCGCGGCGCCCGTCATCTCCCAGGTGGCGATGGAGGCCGGCGCCCTGACCGTGGCCGTGGTTACCCGTCCGTTCGGCTTCGAGGGACCCAAGCGGGAAAGGAATGCCCTGGAAGGTCTCGAGGCCCTGAAGAAATCCACGGACACGCTGATCATCATTCCCAATGACCGGCTGCTTTCGGTGGTCGAAAAAAACGTACCGATCACGGACGCGTTCAAGATGGCCGACGATATCCTGCGGCAGGGCGTCCAGGGGATCTCCGACATCATCACAAGGCCAGGACTCATCAATCTCGATTTCGCAGACGTCAAGACAACGATGGCCCGCATGGGTCGCGCCGTGATGGGAATCGGCATCGGGAGGGGCGAAGGGCGGGCAAGTGTCGCTGCCCGCCATGCCATCAATAGCCCCCTGCTTGAAGATGCATCCATCCGGGGAGCGCGCGGCGTGCTGGTCAACTTTCACGGCGGATCCGACATGACCCTTCACGAGGTGATTGAAGCCTCCAAGCTGATCCAGGAAGAAGGGGACAAGGGGATCAATATGATCTTTGGAACGGTGGTCGAGGACGAACCCCGGGAAGAGATCCGGATCACGGTCATTGCAGCCGGTTTCGATGCCGTGGACGAGCCGGAAGCCGAAGAGCCGCAGGAAGAGATGCTGGACCCCGACCAGATCCAGGAAATCCCGGCATATCTGCGAAAACAGAGAGCCACGCATGGAACGCCTTTGCCCCATTCGCTGGAGCGCTCCGCTCCCTTGGGCGCAGAGCCCGGGGAAGAATTCGAACGACCGGCCATCTGGAGAAAACGGGGGGATTCCTGA